TGAGACACTCTGGATACATCTGTGCTAGCAGATTAAACAGCTCCTGTTCTCTGGAGCCCAATCACCTGTATTGTTAAATTGCAAGAATGGTCTCTGTCATGCTTTTGCCTAATGCAATTAGCAGCCTTCCGAGTGCAAATCAGGAGCATTCCTAAAGGCAGGTTTAAAGTGAGTACTCTGTGTTGAGGGCCAAGGGAGTTTAATAGTATGGGTGCTGGCTGCTCCAAGCCAGTTGGCCGCAGGGCCAGAAAGCAGTCCCGGGCACATTTAATTGCTTATACAGACATAGCTTCAAAATTATGAGTTTTGTTGAAGAAGACAAGACCtaagcagcaggagaaaagacCTGGGCTATaacttcctaaaaaaaaaagccagccaGGCATAAGGTGGCTGTAACCTCCATTCCAATCTTCCCCTTGTCTCCCTGCCCCACTCAGCAGGCAACAGGCTTTACATGCAGGGGCCTGTCTCCATCTCTGTCTCAGTTCAAGCAGCAGGATCAGTGGCCATATCTTTGCAACAGAGGCTCCatgttgttttgaaaatttgttcTACAGTGCACACTGGGTCTTCTCAGACTaggcttttgatttttttttttttttttttttttttttttttttttttttttgatttgcaCAGTGTATAACAAGACACAAAGCTAGATACCCAGGTTTTAACagctaggagaaaaaaagaagctccTAAGGAGGGAAAGGCACTTGGAGGATCCTCATTCATAAAAGACCCGAGCAGATCACAGACATCATGACAGTCTGCTAATCATTTGAGGATTTGGCCTGGAAAAGTAATTCTCcagtgattttctttgaaatatgtgACTTTGGATGTTAGGCCATAACACTAAAGAAGATTCCCAGTGTCTTTCAATGGAGAATTCACATCTATATCATTTCTGTCGCTCTTCTTCCTCACCCCCACAGTCCCAAGCCAAATTCAATCTCTACCTCTACCTGTAAAACAGGACTGCTGGAAGGGAGTCTGCTTCAGACTTTGTTTGCAGGTACTGATTTAGGAGAGAAGAATGACGGCAGTGGGGTTCTCAGCCTTCTTCATTCGGTAATACTACCTTCTTTGGCAGCCTTTCTCGGTCATGGCCACTCAGCTACATCCCGAACCACCAGCGCACCACAGCACATGAATTTTAACCACTGCAGCTGCATCCCTCCCCCCACCAGTTTGTCTCCTTGCTTACCAGCGTTGGGTTTACATATCCTCTCTGAAATGATGGATGTTTCAATTGTGATTGGAGTCTTTAGTCCATGCAAACTCACCACAAAAATAGCTCGCCATCTCGCAGACAAGCAATCTGACATACAGAGATAGGAAATAGCTGTATTTGCCTCGGAGGGTATTTTAACATTCTCCATCACCACAGTATCCTCTCATAAGCACAAATGACCTCCTCCCTGTTAGTGCAAGCAGGAGGCCCCCATTTTCCTAAGACGCTGGAAAGATTAAGTGACACAGGTCCAAGGTTGTGCAGGAAGTCTGGAAGGAGTGCTGGAAATAGAGCGGGGCCCTCCAGAGTCCCAACTGCAGTGCCTTGACCACAAGACCATCCTTCCTCTCCCAAGGTTACACATGAAATCTGTGGTGGAGCCAAGAATAGTACCCAAGTTTCCTGACGCCCAGGCCATCCTCCCTCCCTGTGCacaaaataagcataaataTCAGTTTAAAGCAATTTATAAACCTATATGTGTTGCAATTAAACCTCAGTCATGCTGTCTGAGCCCAAAACTTCCTATGTTTTGAAAGCTGTGACACACCTTACTTAGAAAGGTCACTTTCTCAAACAAGGCAGCTAATAGTTCCCTGTAGCAAACTCTTTCCTTCTAACTCAACACCTTTAAGTTTCTAACTCGTCCTATTCATGCCAACCCAGCAAAATATTTAGGTGGTAGAAGCAGGGCTCCTGGTGCCACCACTTGCCACAGAGGAGCAGCTTTATAGATAGGGGCATAGCCTGAAGTGTGCCACCATCTGGAGGAGGACACCAAATGAGGCCAAACGTGCCTAAACCACCCCTCACTGCTGCCCAGCACTCGACAGGGGGAAGAGCAACCTGAGCAAGGGCAGACTCAGCTGGTGCTGCCATGAGCCTTCACATCCCCCACCCGCTGGGGACACATGCAGCTTCCCCAGAGGAGCAGAGATGTGCTGTGTCAGGAAGGGCATGGTGCCATATATCCCTGCAGCTCGTTGGAGtctttccattaattttaatgGGCTTTGGACTGGGCTCTGAATTCCCAGCTGTCCTGGCTAAATGGCCTCCTCAAGCTGTCTCTCCTCTCATTTTAGACCAAGGAGGCCTTTTGGAGACCCTGCTGACAGGGAGGTTCCTACCACTTTTTGGCACTGGatcttcccttcctcccacgAGTGTGGCCATGGCTGGCAGCCCCTCGTGGGACCAGTACAGGCAAGAGCCAACAAGTGTCTTTTGCTGTCTCTTACCCACTGCGTGCACTGTCTGTATGCCCTGCCTGTAtgtgcctctctctctctctctctctctctctctctctctttctctttctcatgcAAATTCATGCCTGACTTCAACCCACTACTTGGATCATCtatttttcctggaaagaaCCAGGTGCTAATGATGAGGAATGTTGATCCATTGTTCCCCATTGCATACACGACCCGGTCTGACCATGCAAGACCCCTGCACATATGTTCAGATTTGGGGGACTTAGAAATCCTGCTTGTGGCAGTAGCCCCAACCCTGCTCATCATGgaaactgaaaaagcagttaAATTCATTTATGTAGCTATCGTTTGAGATGGTACTTCAGAAAGACATGACCTCCTTCTTTTTGCCCATGGcgcattttctttcacttaccACAGTAATTAGCACAGTAAGCAAGCTGAGGTTTCTCAAGGTGTATTATCTGCCTAAGTCAGGCAGATACTGGTGTTATGCCcatttgcaagaaaaagaagctgTACATTTTGCCAGACTTTTACCTACAGTGTATTAAAGTAGCACTTGCTCTAGCACTGAAGACCTGTTGTCATTACAGAAGCGCTCAAGTCATCCatgagctttcattttttattgctcttcATATGGAAGTAGCACTGATAGGGCCCAGCTGAGACCATGGCACTGACTGTACAAAGTGCAGTGCATAATAAGTGAACAATCTCACTCCAAAAAGCTtagaaagaagaggaaacagacagaaaaaagtaaagtgATTTGCCCCAGAAGCAGCAGTAAAGCACcaaccaaagaaaaacagccaaaGCTCATTTGTGTGTCTGATCTATGAGGTTATGCTGCCGGAATACCCTTCCACCATACACACTGTCATGCCTGGGATAATATTTAATGCAGTGGTTGTGATTTTTGGCAGGGTGTTATGTTATCACTCAGATTGAAAATCCTCTTCAGATCATCATTGACAATCTGCTTTCTAGTACCTCATGTCACTCTCCTCATAAAAGCCTTTCCTAAAAACACACCTTGGAGTGAATACAAAGGATTATAACTGTGGGGTGGATTCCTGCGAAGTATATCTGGTATATCTCTTCCAAGACTGGCTTAGTGAGAAGGCTTTATAGACTGATAAGCCCCTGGAGTCAGGGTTAATTTTCTATTGACCTCACTTTGAAGTAAAGTCCATGTTGTTCACATATTTGTGCACattaaaataagacaaataCATGTATAAATTAGAGTTATAGATCACTAATTACAATATTTGCTTGATCTTTTTCTGGTATACTATTCTTCACTTTTAGGGTAGAATCCATCTCCACCGAAGTGAATAGGAGCAAAGTATTTTCATCAGCTCCAAGAAGCTGCAGGAGGTGGCCCACAATGAGCAGGGTGGGTTCAGCTTTAATAgatcagaaaggaaatgttttcttagattttctttcttttttttctttttttttttccctacagtgGGAAAACCCTTTGTGTGTTTCTGAAGGGACTCTGTCAACTAATGCACAGGACAACTTGCCAGAGAGCTAGTTAGGGCAAACCAAACAGGCGAAATTGCCTGAGCCTTCAGGGCCAAGCCAAGAGATGGGACCACACACCACTCCAGCACGATGGCAGCAGGCACTTAAGGCAGATAAAACCAAAGATACAACCAGTACTTTAAATAGGTGTCACAGTCAGGAGAGTTGAGGCATTCAATGAGCTCAGCAAAACCTTTCCTGGGGAGAGAAGTGCCCCCTCCAGAGAGGTCTGAGCAGGTAGCTCCCTTCCCATGGTTGGGCATAAAGCAGCTGAGGCCAAGTTGCCCTCTCTGGCATAGCCGGGGTGCCCCAAACTCCTGGCAAGTGTTGGATGTTGCAAGAAGTGAAGAGTTGTGTCACAACAGGCCCCATGTCCGCACTGAAATGGAGCACACTTGCACTGCTCTTTCTCAGGAAGCGAAACCATATCTGTTTATACATACACAGTCCAACATGACTGAACAGACATTACTCAAAGTTTTGACAGAAATTCACCTTTGAGTTAAGAGTGAGCACAACCATTGTCAAAAGTTCAGAAAgttaggaaaggaaaggagtggTCCACACAGAACATATTCTCTGCTCTTTGTGATAGATCTCAGTCCCACCCAATCTCCCATTCAGCCCACAGAAGCCTGCCAGATGCCAGGTTGCAAGGTTTACTCCATACATCATCagttatggaaaaaaaacatggtaTTTTGGTTAtcattaataatatttattttggaaaaatattttaaaaatgaattttttcattaacaaaacagtaaaaaaaaacctcaaataaCATTTGCACAGTATTccataaatacatttatatacaaaaaaatatagTCACATAGACCCGAAGTGCCTTTGTACATATTTAccaaaaaatttaaattataaaaaaagaacatcacAAAATACTCAAGCTTTACAAttatcatgaaaatatttttacagattcAAAAAAATAACACACTTTTTCTCACCTagtaaaaacacattttagtaTCAAAAAAGACAATAAAGGCAGTGTTTATGTCTCTAATTCAAGAAAAGACTGGCTCATAAGAATCCAAAATACACACTTCAGGCAGTGCATGCTTCTTATGTAGTAAGTAAGTccattcatttaaatatatatagaaaagcAACTGACCATAGTGCAATGATAAAATTCATAAAAGGCAGTGCAACAGAACACAGACCCTTGCCTAGTGTCCatcttgtttctttattttgcagtcACTTTGCTAACTTCAGTAGAGAACCAGCTCAAGCCTGAATTTAGTTTCTCAGCAGCAGTCAGTGAAGGAATCTATCTCCCATTCCTCTTTCAGCAGCATTCATTGGGGCACGTCTCCTTTGAAATTGTTCTGAACAACAACTTTGCCATATCACTTCCGTTTTACACCtgttcagagaaaacaagagcAGAGACCAGAAGAGATtaatagaaagtaaaaatatgacTGTCAGGGTTGAGAGGGCCAGGAGTCTAGCTTCATGCCAGGCAAGAACAGACTTTATGTGAAGCATAATAAGGGGCAAGCCCATAGATCACAACTGTACCATAACTGTCTCCTCATCTGCAAGAATAACTGTGCCTGTGACATCCACTGAAGCAAGTGGCTTGCATGACCAAGCTTGTCAGGTTTTTACAACCTTCACATCACAATAAACTTAAGAGGACCAGATTTCAAGAGCTACGAATCAGTGTGGCATCATGAGGAACAACTTAGCTGCCCCTACATGTTTTAGATAGGGATCAAGCACcaagatttttctctgcttttacaATACCAGGCAATATACTAACCTCAGTTGCTATGATGCactcatctttctcttctgataTGACATACACCGACTGGTACTTTGTGTCCTTTGAAGTGGAATATACTGAATCAGGTCGTTTTCTTTCGGAAGTATCACTATTGAAGACAAAAACAGACAACACAGATCAGAGGGCTGCTGCTAATACTACCCACAAGACACATACACCTTTCAGAGTAAAGCTGTTCCCCCTGCACTTGGACACGAAGGATACCTCTTTAGTTGTACTGCacttttctcctctgcctctgAATCATATGTTTCACACTTGGCTTCACATTTGCTGTGCTCCTCTTTAACAGAGTCCTCATTCTTGAGTTCATGCACCAAATTGTAATCCACTGATGGGTATCTAACTTTGTAGCCATTTTTATCGGAGTTATCACTGTGAAAGTCTActttcttgtttgtgtttttaatctGAGTGGCACCAATGACACTTATGGAAATGTCCTTCTCACGCTGGCAGTTTGCCAGGTTGTTCATGGTCTCAGTTTCACTCCTACACGCATCAGGCTGGTGGTGCCTCTTTTGCATTTTGAGTCTGACGCAGACAACAACAGCAGCGCACCCCAGCAATAGCATCAGGACCAGAATAATCCCGGCACACACCGCGATCCAGGGGAACTGGGCATTCTGGCCTTCTGTGTACTTCTCAGTGAAGTCGACAATTACTGGTCCCTGAGGCTGCTCGGGGAGCAAAAACTGGCAGTTGAGTCCGCCATACCCCCGGGCACACTCACACACATAGCGGTTGTTTCTTTCGTGGCACGTCGCCCCGTTGTGACAAGGGTTGTGTTCACATCTGCTCACTGGGGTACTGCAGTTCTTCCCATTGTATCCCGGGGGGCACGTACAGGAATAGTCATTAATTCCATCCTGGCAGGTTCCTCCGTTGACACACGGAAAGGAGGCACAGTCATCCACGTTATCGTCACAGTGTCTTCCAGTGAAGCCAGCCTGGCACTGGCATATGTAAGAGTTCCCAAGATCAACACACTGGGCTCCTGCAACACATTAAATGGGACAAGCGCTGAGTGGTGTACAGTCAGGCTGCCCAACCTCAAAGCTTCTTGAACGCCTAGCACACTCTGAGTGATGTTCTCCAGGTGATCATGACAATCAGCATTtgagaaaacttttctttttgagaaaggTTCCAATCTTTGTTAGGTCTGTTCCACCATAAAAagtatgccttttttttttttttttaagggaaatttTTCTTagtaacatttgcttttctttccctatcCTATTAgctttttgacattttatcTGGCTTGGACAATAAAGCTAGTCCAGCTCAGTATCACATCACAGTCTCATGCTTTAGAGTTAGAGTGGCAATGAACGTGGAAGATTGTACTAAGGAAAGTCTTCACTAGTTTTATCAAAACAGGATAATTACTACCACTAGATTATAAGTAACAATATTTAGGATTTGTAAGGTATTTCCCATCCACAGACCTCAAAGAGTTTTTATAAACCACTTGGAAGAAACCTCCGCATGTTTATGCATGAGGCTTCAGGCCAAGTGACCTGGCCACAGCTACCCcttaagaaaatgctatttgtGGCAGTGAACCATATTGTGCCATTACTTTTTAAGCACAATTGCTCCACCAAGTCAACTATTGACATGACACAAGCCGTGATTTATAACTGAGTCTTAATATGAACTCCAAATCAGAAGCCTAAGTAACTGGACTGTCTCCTTTTAAAAGGTCACCTTAGCATGTTTGGCCTTACCATTAGCACAAGGGCTGGAACTGCAGtaatcaattttcttttcacagttgAACCCAGAATATCCTAGTGGGCAGCGGCAGCTGTATCCCCCATCAGGGTTGTCAGTACACCTCCCACCATTGAAGCATGGTCCGTCAGCACAAGTCATTGCGCTCAGCTCACAGTTTTTACCGTAGAAGCCCGGGGGACAGGTACAGGAATAGCTGTTCTCAAGATCCTGTTGGGAAGAAAccagtttttgtttgtttgattgtttgcTTCAAATGTTTAACTGAAGTTGCcacaaaaccccaaaaaaagattttggaaaacCAGTGAAACTgacatttcctcttccttcg
The sequence above is a segment of the Rhea pennata isolate bPtePen1 chromosome 3, bPtePen1.pri, whole genome shotgun sequence genome. Coding sequences within it:
- the DLL1 gene encoding delta-like protein 1 — translated: MGGRFLLTLALLSVLLCRCQVACSGVFELKLQEFVNKKGLLSNRNCCRGGGPGGAGLQQCDCKTFFRVCLKHYQASVSPEPPCTYGSAITPVLGANSFSVPDGAGGADPAAFSNPIRFPFGFTWPGTFSLIIEALHTDSPDDLTTENPERLISRLATQRHLAVGEEWSQDLHSSGRTDLKYSYRFVCDEHYYGEGCSVFCRPRDDAFGHFTCGERGEKVCNPGWKGQYCTEPICLPGCDEQHGFCDKPGECKCRVGWQGRYCDECIRYPGCLHGTCQQPWQCNCQEGWGGLFCNQDLNYCTHHKPCKNGATCTNTGQGSYTCSCRPGYTGSSCEIEINECDANPCKNGGSCTDLENSYSCTCPPGFYGKNCELSAMTCADGPCFNGGRCTDNPDGGYSCRCPLGYSGFNCEKKIDYCSSSPCANGAQCVDLGNSYICQCQAGFTGRHCDDNVDDCASFPCVNGGTCQDGINDYSCTCPPGYNGKNCSTPVSRCEHNPCHNGATCHERNNRYVCECARGYGGLNCQFLLPEQPQGPVIVDFTEKYTEGQNAQFPWIAVCAGIILVLMLLLGCAAVVVCVRLKMQKRHHQPDACRSETETMNNLANCQREKDISISVIGATQIKNTNKKVDFHSDNSDKNGYKVRYPSVDYNLVHELKNEDSVKEEHSKCEAKCETYDSEAEEKSAVQLKSDTSERKRPDSVYSTSKDTKYQSVYVISEEKDECIIATEV